AACCCCTTCTCGGTCTACGCCCGCGCCGAGCGCGTGTGGATCGACGGCGGCGTCGCCTACGACCGCCACGACCCGGCCTTCCAGGCCAAGTCGGACTTCGAGATCGGCCTGGGAGGCCTGCGATGAGACGCCCGCTCGCCGCGCTCGCGGCCCTCTGCTCGCTCGCGGTCGCGGGGACCGCCGCGGCCGCCACCATCGCCGTCACCAATGCCCGGGTGCTGACCGCAGGCCCGGCCGGCGAGATCGCCAGCGGCACGGTCCTCGTCCGCGACGGCAAGATCGTCGCCGTCGGCCCATCGGTCGCCGTGCCCGCCGGCGCCCAGGTCGTCGACGCCAAGGGCGGCGTCGTCACCCCCGGCTTCGTGGCCGCCAACAGCATCCTGGGCGCCGTCGAGATCGGCATGCTCGGCACCGACGCCGCCGTCGACAACCCCGAACTGTCGGCCGCCTTCGACATCTCGTACGCCCTGAACCCCGACTCGTTCGTGATCCCGGTCGCCCGGCTGGGCGGGATCACCAGCGCGATCGTCACGCCCCGGCCGGGCCGCGGCGGTGGCGGCGACGACGGCCACAGCCACGACGGGGCCGAGGACCTGACCGCCGGCGGCGGCGCCTCGGAGCACACCCACGGCCTGTTCTCGGGCCAGGCGGCGGTGATCCAGCTGGCGCAGGGCCAGGACCCGCTGGTCAAGGCCAAGGTCGCCATGGTCGCCCCCTTCGGCGCCCGCGGCGCGGCGCTGTCGGGCGGGGCCCGCGGCGCCCAGATCGTCCTTCTCAAGACCGTGCTGCAGGATGTCCGCGCCTACGCCCGCAACAAGGCCGCCTACGAGCGCGCCGGCTACCGCGACCTGGCGCTCAGCCGGGCCGACCTGGAGGCGCTGATCCCGGTGGTCGAGGGCCGCCTGCCGCTGCTGGCCGTGGCCAACCGCGCCTCCGACATCCGCGCCGTCCTGCGCCTGGCCCGCGAGGAGAACCTGAAGGTCATCCTCTCGGGGGCGACCGAGGGCTGGCGCGTGGCCGACGAGATCGCCGCGGCCGGCGTTCCCGTCATCCTCAACCCGATCCAGAACCGGCCCGCCAGCTTCGAGAGCCTGGGCGCCAGCCTGGAGAACGCCGCCCGCCTTCACGCGGCGGGCGTGACCGTCGTCCTGGAGGGCCAGGGCGGCGCCCACCGGGCCCACGAGACCCGCTACAACGCCGGCAACGCGGTGGCCCATGGCCTGCCGTTCGACGCCGCCCTCAAGGCCGTCACGATCAACCCGGCCCGCGTCTTCGGCGTGGCGAACCGGGTCGGCTCGCTGGAGCCCGGCAAGGACGCCGACCTCGTGCTGTGGTCGGGCGACCCCTTCGAGCCCCTGTCGCGGCCCCAGCTGATCCTGGTCCGCGGCCAGGCCCAGCCCCTGACCTCGCGCCAGTTCGAGCTGCGCGACCGGTACAAGGACCTCGCCCGGCCCTACCCTCCGGGCTACGCGAAGTAGGCCGCTTCCCTCCCCCTCGTGGGGAGGGAAGTCTATCTCTCCGGGTTCACGAGCGCCTGGTAGGTGAGCGTGCGGGCCATGGCGCCGAGATCGTCGCCGCCCGAGCCGCCGAAGCGCTGGATCATGCCCACGAACACCACGTCGTTGGTCGGATCGACCCAGAACCAGGTGCCGGCCGCGCCGCCCCAGCTCATCGAGCCCTTGCCCTCCAGCGTGCCGGCCGCGCGCGGCTCGTTCACCACCATGAAGTCCAGGCCGAAGCCCACCGCCTCGTTGAAGCGCGCGCCGGTCGTGCCGTTGGACGAGACCAGCACCTCCTTCGGGATCATGTTGGTGCCCATCATCTCGACCGAGGCCGGCGAGAGGATGCGCACGCCGTCCAGCTCGCCCTTGTTCGCGATCATCTGGGCGAAGCGGGCGTAGTCCATGGTGGTGGAGACGAGGCCGCCGCCGCCCGAATCCCACGGGGGCGGCTCGAGGTAGGTGGGCAGGTCGCCGCCGAACAGCGCCTTGGCCTCCTCGATCCTGCCGGTCTCCTTGTTCCCCACGTAGACGGCGGCCAGGCGGCCCGCCTTCTCGGCCGGAACGT
The Phenylobacterium zucineum HLK1 genome window above contains:
- a CDS encoding amidohydrolase family protein, whose protein sequence is MRRPLAALAALCSLAVAGTAAAATIAVTNARVLTAGPAGEIASGTVLVRDGKIVAVGPSVAVPAGAQVVDAKGGVVTPGFVAANSILGAVEIGMLGTDAAVDNPELSAAFDISYALNPDSFVIPVARLGGITSAIVTPRPGRGGGGDDGHSHDGAEDLTAGGGASEHTHGLFSGQAAVIQLAQGQDPLVKAKVAMVAPFGARGAALSGGARGAQIVLLKTVLQDVRAYARNKAAYERAGYRDLALSRADLEALIPVVEGRLPLLAVANRASDIRAVLRLAREENLKVILSGATEGWRVADEIAAAGVPVILNPIQNRPASFESLGASLENAARLHAAGVTVVLEGQGGAHRAHETRYNAGNAVAHGLPFDAALKAVTINPARVFGVANRVGSLEPGKDADLVLWSGDPFEPLSRPQLILVRGQAQPLTSRQFELRDRYKDLARPYPPGYAK